Proteins encoded in a region of the Nicotiana tomentosiformis chromosome 9, ASM39032v3, whole genome shotgun sequence genome:
- the LOC108943499 gene encoding uncharacterized protein produces MQNVPHKWPDLINMMKQYTPKLKYTKVLWEFPDQGWIKVNTDGASKGNPGRRSFGYVLRNEEGSVVYACGKEIQEGTNIEAEVRAILEALKYCVDNEYILTDLHTDSMFVNNVIQGVWTTPWTIAAEVEEIKELMESCNGKLSHTLR; encoded by the coding sequence ATGCAGAATGTCCCACACAAATGGCCAGATTTAATAAACATGATGAAGCAATATACTCCTAAGTTGAAGTACACTAAAGTTCTATGGGAATTTCCTGATCAGGGCTGGATAAAAGTGAATACAGATGGTGCATCGAAAGGAAACCCAGGAAGGAGGTCATTTGGTTATGTTCTGAGAAATGAGGAGGGGAGTGTTGTCTATGCATGTGGCAAAGAAATCCAAGAAGGAACAAATATAGAAGCTGAAGTGAGGGCCATCTTGGAAGCTTTGAAGTATTGTGTGGACAATGAATACATACTCACTGATCTACATACAGATTCGATGTTTGTCAATAATGTGATACAAGGGGTATGGACTACACCATGGACAATTgcagcagaagtggaggagataaAGGAATTAATGGAAAGCTGTAATGGGAAGTTATCACACACACTCAGATAA